The following proteins are encoded in a genomic region of Vicugna pacos chromosome 16, VicPac4, whole genome shotgun sequence:
- the AATK gene encoding serine/threonine-protein kinase LMTK1 isoform X3: protein MLACLCCKKGGIGFKEFENAEGEGYPAGFSAQGSPAAAPSGPDVYVLPLTEVSLPMAKQPGRSVQLLKSADLGRHSLLYLEEIGHGWFGKVFLGEVNSGISSTQVVVKELKASASVQEQVQFLEEAQPYRALQHSNLLQCLAQCAEVTPYLLVLEFCPMGDLKGYLRSCRVAESMAPDPLTLQRMACEVACGVLHLHRNNYVHSDLALRNCLLTADLTVKIGDYGLSHGKYREDYFVTADQLWVPLRWIAPELVDEVHCNLLVVDQTKASNVWSLGVTIWELFELGAQPYPHHSDRQVLAYAVREQQLRLPKPQLQLSLADRWYEVMQFCWLQPEQRPTAEEVHLLLSYLCAKGATEAEEEFERRWRSLRPGGGGAGPGAAGLTLGGAGELAATSSFPLLEQFAGDGFHGDGDDVLTVTETSRGLNFEYKWEAGRGTEAFPPPGGALSPGGAAHSQELCAPDGAPPGVVPVLSAHSPSVGSEYFIRLEDPTPATDHDPDCAGCAPSTHAAALRPDGSDHEGDSDGSAAASLAMEPLLGHAPPFGGPWGHCDYYPCRSHARDLPCASRSPSPGTLMLAEPRVEDTDWGVGAFCPPFFEDPLGTSPSGSSGGRLSPGGEQPGEAEAPRAAQHRHWSSNVSANNNSGCRAPELWGLGRSGSYLDCRSGVRQILRAVPELGRPMAPDDLREPLLGPKGASSAQELGRCLGLPPLYPAEGLAPAPCLITCPWTEAAVSRGDSPQAEPRLAEEAEGSAGLQLPLPSIPSPSQEGAPLPAEEASAPPTLPASPTPSSSQAPATEPARTLDSDSSSPELEAPGSEEEDTAQATSGVFTDLSSDGPQAGKPDVTPAFCFLQKQVGTPDSLDSPDIPSSASDGGGEVFSPSAVGTPGGQPRAPDSGYDTENYESPEFVLKEAHEPCEPEAFGELASEGESPGRETQLPASLGGLSEKSPYRDSAYFSDLDAEPEPPLGPAEKRGGVPAPGPEPSLESPQGPRPQSAQPSPEPEVSREAQGAGPEEVPPLPLPKASSLEPSACPAGPRLEPPWPQDPAQVLPVSSPGQSKIFLLTPVPANSEGHCPELQEAPRLLSGSGLQERTGGPGVPRTPLCLALPGFPAAPGGRREEEEEDSEDSDESDEELRCYSIQEPSEDSEEEAPPVPVVVAESQSARNLRSLLKMPSLLSEAFCEDLERKKKAVSFFDDVTVYLFDQESPTRELGDPFPGAKESPPAFLAGSPGSPSAPSQPRLDDRSPDGSVAEEGRGFEWDSSLPPSPAMESAPPAASPKPATPGPFSRFAVSPAPASRFSITHVSDSDADSLGGEATAGLAGGTALGQWRGWPRGAPAGREALRYFRPSGQTQVSDGETGALGPPLGLLALATLVHGLASLGRCSALRTAGPARRDLG, encoded by the exons ATGCTGGCCTGCCTGTGCTGTAAGAAGGGCGGCATCGGGTTCAAG GAGTTTGAGAATGCCGAGGGGGAAGGGTACCCGGCCGGCTTCTCGGCACAGGGCTCCCCGGCGGCGGCTCCGAGCGGACCCGACGTGTATGTCCTGCCCCTCACCGAGGTCTCCCTGCCCATGGCCAAGCAGCCAGGGCGGTCAG TGCAGCTGCTCAAGTCCGCAGACCTGGGCCGGCACAGCCTCCTGTACCTGGAGGAGATTGGCCACGGCTGGTTCGGGAAG GTGTTCCTGGGGGAGGTGAACTCGGGCATCAGCAGCACGCAGGTGGTAGTGAAGGAGCTGAAGGCCAGCGCCAGCGTGCAGGAGCAGGTGCAGTTCCTGGAGGAGGCGCAGCCCTACAG GGCCCTGCAGCACAGCAACCTGCTCCAGTGCCTGGCCCAGTGCGCCGAGGTGACGCCCTACCTGCTGGTGCTGGAGTTCTGCCCCATG GGCGACCTCAAGGGCTACCTGCGGAGCTGCCGGGTGGCAGAGTCCATGGCGCCCGACCCTCTGACCCTGCAGCGCATGGCCTGCGAGGTGGCCTGCGGCGTCCTGCACCTGCATCGCAACAACTACGTGCACAG tgaCCTGGCCCTGAGGAACTGCCTGCTCACGGCCGACCTGACGGTGAAGATCGGCGACTACGGCCTGTCTCACGGCAAATACAGG GAGGACTACTTCGTGACTGCTGACCAGCTGTGGGTGCCGCTGCGCTGGATCGCGCCCGAGCTGGTGGACGAGGTGCACTGCAACCTGCTGGTGGTGGACCAGACCAAGGCCAGCAACGTGTG GTCCCTGGGCGTGACCATCTGGGAGCTCTTTGAGCTGGGGGCACAGCCCTACCCCCACCACTCCGACCGGCAGGTGCTGGCCTACGCCGTCCGGGAGCAGCAGCTCAGGCTGCCCAAGCCCCAGCTGCAGCTGAGCCTCGCCGACCGCTG GTACGAGGTGATGCAGTTCTGCTGGCTGCAGCCGGAACAGCGGCCCACAGCCGAGGAGGTGCACCTGCTGCTGTCCTACTTGTGCGCCAAGGGCGCcacggaggcagaggaggagttcGAGCGGCGCTGGCGCTCACTACGGCCCGGTGGGGGCGGTGCGGGGCCCGGGGCGGCGGGCCTGACACTGGGGGGCGCCGGCGAGCTGGCCGCCACCTCATCCTTCCCGCTGCTAGAGCAGTTTGCCGGCGACGGCTTCCACGGGGATGGCGACGACGTGCTGACCGTGACAGAGACGAGCCGCGGCCTCAACTTTGAGTACAAGTGGGAGGCAGGCCGCGGCACCGAGGCCTTCCCGCCGCCCGGGGGCGCACTGAGTCCGGGCGGCGCTGCGCACTCGCAGGAGCTCTGCGCCCCCGACGGCGCACCCCCTGGCGTGGTGCCCGTGCTCAGCGCGCACAGCCCGTCGGTGGGCAGTGAGTACTTCATCCGCCTGGAGGACCCGACGCCTGCCACGGACCATGACCCTGACTGCGCCGGCTGTGCCCCCAGCACCCACGCTGCGGCCCTGCGTCCCGACGGCAGCGATCACGAAGGTGACTCTGACGGCAGTGCCGCCGCCTCGCTGGCCATGGAACCGCTGCTGGGCCATGCGCCCCCTTTTGGCGGCCCTTGGGGCCACTGTGACTACTACCCGTGCAGGAGCCATGCCCGTGACCTGCCCTGCGCCTCGCGCTCGCCCTCTCCGGGGACCTTGATGCTGGCAGAGCCCCGAGTAGAGGATACCGACTGGGGCGTGGGGGCCTTCTGCCCGCCCTTCTTTGAAGACCCCCTGGGCACATCCCCCTCAGGGAGCTCCGGGGGCCGGCTGTCCCCAGGTGGGGAGCAACCGGGGGAGGCTGAGGCACCCAGGGCTGCCCAGCACAGACACTGGAGCTCCAACGTGTCGGCCAACAACAACAGCGGCTGCCGAGCACCGGAGCTCTGGGGCCTGGGCCGTTCAGGCAGCTACCTGGACTGCCGCTCCGGTGTGAGGCAGATACTGCGGGCTGTCCCCGAGCTGGGCCGTCCCATGGCCCCAGACGACCTCAGGGAGCCTCTCCTTGGGCCAAAGGGGGCCTCCTCTGCTCAGGAGCTGGGCCGCTGCCTTGGCCTGCCCCCTCTATATCCTGCTGAGGGCCTGGCACCTGCCCCCTGCCTCATCACCTGCCCCTGGACAGAGGCAGCCGTAAGTAGGGGTGACAGCCCCCAGGCAGAGCCCAGGCTTGCAGAGGAGGCTGAGGGCTCTGCTGGACTccagctgccccttccctccaTCCCGTCCCCATCTCAAGAGGGAGCGCCACTTCCCGCCGAGGAGGCCAGTGCCCCGCCCACCCTGCCTGCCTCGCCCACCCCCAGCAGCAGCCAGGCACCTGCCACTGAGCCAGCCCGGACCCTAGACAGCGACAGCAGCTCCCCTGAGCTGGAAGCGCCAGGCAGTGAAGAGGAGGACACGGCTCAGGCCACTTCCGGTGTCTTCACCGACTTGTCCAGCGACGGCCCACAGGCTGGGAAGCCGGACGTGACACCAGCCTTCTGCTTTCTGCAGAAGCAGGTGGGGACCCCCGACTCCCTGGACTCCCCGGACATCCCGTCCTCAGCCAGCGATGGTGGCGGTGAGGTCTTCAGCCCATCAGCTGTGGGCACCCCTGGAGGGCAGCCCCGAGCCCCAGACAGTGGCTACGACACGGAGAACTACGAGTCCCCGGAGTTTGTACTCAAGGAGGCGCATGAGCCCTGTGAGCCAGAGGCCTTTGGGGAGCTGGCCTCAGAAGGCGAGAGCCCCGGGCGCGAGACTCAGCTCCCCGCATCTTTGGGTGGCCTCAGCGAGAAGAGTCCCTACCGCGACTCTGCCTACTTCTCAGACTTGGACGCGGAGCCAGAGCCCCCCTTGGGCCCCGCGGAGAAGCGAGGGGGtgtcccagccccagggccagaGCCCAGCCTGGAGAGCCCGCAGGGCCCCAGGCCGCAGTCTGCACAGCCCTCCCCTGAGCCTGAGGTGTCCAGGGAGGCGCAGGGCGCGGGCCCCGAGGAGGTGCCGCCACTGCCATTGCCCAAGGCCTCTTCTCTGGAGCCAAGCGCCTGCCCTGCAGGCCCCCGGCTAGAGCCTCCTTGGCCCCAAGACCCAGCCCAGGTGCTGCCTGTGTCCAGCCCTGGGCAGTCTAAGATTTTCCTGCTGACCCCAGTCCCAGCAAACTCAGAAGGCCACTGCCCTGAGCTCCAGGAAGCCCCGAGACTGCTGTCCGGGTCGGGCCTGCAGGAAAGGACAGGGGGCCCAGGTGTCCCCCGAACCCCACTCTGCTTGGCCTTGCCGGGATTCCCTGCAGCTCCGGGGGGccggcgggaggaggaggaggaggacagcgAGGACAGCGACGAGTCGGACGAGGAGCTTCGCTGCTACAGCATCCAGGAGCCAAGTGAGGACAGCGAGGAGGAGGCGCCGCCGGTCCCCGTGGTGGTGGCGGAGAGCCAGAGCGCTCGCAACCTGCGCAGCCTGCTCAAGATGCCCAGCCTGCTGTCCGAGGCCTTCTGCGAGGACCTGGAGCGCAAGAAAAAAGCCGTGTCCTTTTTCGACGACGTCACGGTCTACCTCTTCGACCAG GAAAGTCCCACCCGGGAGCTCGGGGACCCCTTCCCCGGGGCCAAGGAGTCGCCCCCCGCGTTCCTGGCTGGCAGCCCGGGATCCCCGAGCGCCCCCAGCCAACCGCGCCTGGATGACCGCTCCCCAGACGGGTCCGTGGCGGAAGAGG GCAGAGGGTTCGAGTGGGACTCCAGCCTCCCGCCGTCGCCGGCCATGGAGTCCGCCCCGCCTGCCGCGTCCCCCAAGCCGGCCACGCCGGGCCCTTTCTCCCGCTTCGCCGTCTCGCCCGCGCCCGCCTCTCGCTTCTCCATCACGCACGTTTCCGACTCGGATGCCGACTCCTTGGGAGGTGAGGCCACGGCGGGGCTGGCAGGGGGTACTGCGTTGGGACAGTGGCGAGGGTGGCCTAGAGGGGCACCTGCAGGTCGTGAGGCCCTGCGTTATTTCCGGCCTTCTGGACAAACTCAGgtttcagatggggaaacaggaGCGCTTGGCCCCCCACTAGGCCTGCTTGCTCTGGCCACCTTGGTGCATGGCCTCGCCTCCCTGGGGAGATGCAGTGCCCTGCGCACAGCTGGCCCAGCACGCCGGGACCTAGGCTGA
- the AATK gene encoding serine/threonine-protein kinase LMTK1 isoform X1: MSSSFFNPSFAFSSHFDPDGAPLSELSWSSSLSVVAVSFSGLFTVIAFMLACLCCKKGGIGFKEFENAEGEGYPAGFSAQGSPAAAPSGPDVYVLPLTEVSLPMAKQPGRSVQLLKSADLGRHSLLYLEEIGHGWFGKVFLGEVNSGISSTQVVVKELKASASVQEQVQFLEEAQPYRALQHSNLLQCLAQCAEVTPYLLVLEFCPMGDLKGYLRSCRVAESMAPDPLTLQRMACEVACGVLHLHRNNYVHSDLALRNCLLTADLTVKIGDYGLSHGKYREDYFVTADQLWVPLRWIAPELVDEVHCNLLVVDQTKASNVWSLGVTIWELFELGAQPYPHHSDRQVLAYAVREQQLRLPKPQLQLSLADRWYEVMQFCWLQPEQRPTAEEVHLLLSYLCAKGATEAEEEFERRWRSLRPGGGGAGPGAAGLTLGGAGELAATSSFPLLEQFAGDGFHGDGDDVLTVTETSRGLNFEYKWEAGRGTEAFPPPGGALSPGGAAHSQELCAPDGAPPGVVPVLSAHSPSVGSEYFIRLEDPTPATDHDPDCAGCAPSTHAAALRPDGSDHEGDSDGSAAASLAMEPLLGHAPPFGGPWGHCDYYPCRSHARDLPCASRSPSPGTLMLAEPRVEDTDWGVGAFCPPFFEDPLGTSPSGSSGGRLSPGGEQPGEAEAPRAAQHRHWSSNVSANNNSGCRAPELWGLGRSGSYLDCRSGVRQILRAVPELGRPMAPDDLREPLLGPKGASSAQELGRCLGLPPLYPAEGLAPAPCLITCPWTEAAVSRGDSPQAEPRLAEEAEGSAGLQLPLPSIPSPSQEGAPLPAEEASAPPTLPASPTPSSSQAPATEPARTLDSDSSSPELEAPGSEEEDTAQATSGVFTDLSSDGPQAGKPDVTPAFCFLQKQVGTPDSLDSPDIPSSASDGGGEVFSPSAVGTPGGQPRAPDSGYDTENYESPEFVLKEAHEPCEPEAFGELASEGESPGRETQLPASLGGLSEKSPYRDSAYFSDLDAEPEPPLGPAEKRGGVPAPGPEPSLESPQGPRPQSAQPSPEPEVSREAQGAGPEEVPPLPLPKASSLEPSACPAGPRLEPPWPQDPAQVLPVSSPGQSKIFLLTPVPANSEGHCPELQEAPRLLSGSGLQERTGGPGVPRTPLCLALPGFPAAPGGRREEEEEDSEDSDESDEELRCYSIQEPSEDSEEEAPPVPVVVAESQSARNLRSLLKMPSLLSEAFCEDLERKKKAVSFFDDVTVYLFDQESPTRELGDPFPGAKESPPAFLAGSPGSPSAPSQPRLDDRSPDGSVAEEGRGFEWDSSLPPSPAMESAPPAASPKPATPGPFSRFAVSPAPASRFSITHVSDSDADSLGGEATAGLAGGTALGQWRGWPRGAPAGREALRYFRPSGQTQVSDGETGALGPPLGLLALATLVHGLASLGRCSALRTAGPARRDLG, encoded by the exons ATGTCGTCGTCCTTCTTCAACCCCAGCTTCGCCTTCAGCTCGCACTTCGACCCTG ACGGCGCCCCGCTCAGCGAGCTCTCCTGGTCGTCCTCCCTGTCCGTGGTGGCGGTGTCCTTCTCCGGGCTCTTCACGGTCATCGCCTTCATGCTGGCCTGCCTGTGCTGTAAGAAGGGCGGCATCGGGTTCAAG GAGTTTGAGAATGCCGAGGGGGAAGGGTACCCGGCCGGCTTCTCGGCACAGGGCTCCCCGGCGGCGGCTCCGAGCGGACCCGACGTGTATGTCCTGCCCCTCACCGAGGTCTCCCTGCCCATGGCCAAGCAGCCAGGGCGGTCAG TGCAGCTGCTCAAGTCCGCAGACCTGGGCCGGCACAGCCTCCTGTACCTGGAGGAGATTGGCCACGGCTGGTTCGGGAAG GTGTTCCTGGGGGAGGTGAACTCGGGCATCAGCAGCACGCAGGTGGTAGTGAAGGAGCTGAAGGCCAGCGCCAGCGTGCAGGAGCAGGTGCAGTTCCTGGAGGAGGCGCAGCCCTACAG GGCCCTGCAGCACAGCAACCTGCTCCAGTGCCTGGCCCAGTGCGCCGAGGTGACGCCCTACCTGCTGGTGCTGGAGTTCTGCCCCATG GGCGACCTCAAGGGCTACCTGCGGAGCTGCCGGGTGGCAGAGTCCATGGCGCCCGACCCTCTGACCCTGCAGCGCATGGCCTGCGAGGTGGCCTGCGGCGTCCTGCACCTGCATCGCAACAACTACGTGCACAG tgaCCTGGCCCTGAGGAACTGCCTGCTCACGGCCGACCTGACGGTGAAGATCGGCGACTACGGCCTGTCTCACGGCAAATACAGG GAGGACTACTTCGTGACTGCTGACCAGCTGTGGGTGCCGCTGCGCTGGATCGCGCCCGAGCTGGTGGACGAGGTGCACTGCAACCTGCTGGTGGTGGACCAGACCAAGGCCAGCAACGTGTG GTCCCTGGGCGTGACCATCTGGGAGCTCTTTGAGCTGGGGGCACAGCCCTACCCCCACCACTCCGACCGGCAGGTGCTGGCCTACGCCGTCCGGGAGCAGCAGCTCAGGCTGCCCAAGCCCCAGCTGCAGCTGAGCCTCGCCGACCGCTG GTACGAGGTGATGCAGTTCTGCTGGCTGCAGCCGGAACAGCGGCCCACAGCCGAGGAGGTGCACCTGCTGCTGTCCTACTTGTGCGCCAAGGGCGCcacggaggcagaggaggagttcGAGCGGCGCTGGCGCTCACTACGGCCCGGTGGGGGCGGTGCGGGGCCCGGGGCGGCGGGCCTGACACTGGGGGGCGCCGGCGAGCTGGCCGCCACCTCATCCTTCCCGCTGCTAGAGCAGTTTGCCGGCGACGGCTTCCACGGGGATGGCGACGACGTGCTGACCGTGACAGAGACGAGCCGCGGCCTCAACTTTGAGTACAAGTGGGAGGCAGGCCGCGGCACCGAGGCCTTCCCGCCGCCCGGGGGCGCACTGAGTCCGGGCGGCGCTGCGCACTCGCAGGAGCTCTGCGCCCCCGACGGCGCACCCCCTGGCGTGGTGCCCGTGCTCAGCGCGCACAGCCCGTCGGTGGGCAGTGAGTACTTCATCCGCCTGGAGGACCCGACGCCTGCCACGGACCATGACCCTGACTGCGCCGGCTGTGCCCCCAGCACCCACGCTGCGGCCCTGCGTCCCGACGGCAGCGATCACGAAGGTGACTCTGACGGCAGTGCCGCCGCCTCGCTGGCCATGGAACCGCTGCTGGGCCATGCGCCCCCTTTTGGCGGCCCTTGGGGCCACTGTGACTACTACCCGTGCAGGAGCCATGCCCGTGACCTGCCCTGCGCCTCGCGCTCGCCCTCTCCGGGGACCTTGATGCTGGCAGAGCCCCGAGTAGAGGATACCGACTGGGGCGTGGGGGCCTTCTGCCCGCCCTTCTTTGAAGACCCCCTGGGCACATCCCCCTCAGGGAGCTCCGGGGGCCGGCTGTCCCCAGGTGGGGAGCAACCGGGGGAGGCTGAGGCACCCAGGGCTGCCCAGCACAGACACTGGAGCTCCAACGTGTCGGCCAACAACAACAGCGGCTGCCGAGCACCGGAGCTCTGGGGCCTGGGCCGTTCAGGCAGCTACCTGGACTGCCGCTCCGGTGTGAGGCAGATACTGCGGGCTGTCCCCGAGCTGGGCCGTCCCATGGCCCCAGACGACCTCAGGGAGCCTCTCCTTGGGCCAAAGGGGGCCTCCTCTGCTCAGGAGCTGGGCCGCTGCCTTGGCCTGCCCCCTCTATATCCTGCTGAGGGCCTGGCACCTGCCCCCTGCCTCATCACCTGCCCCTGGACAGAGGCAGCCGTAAGTAGGGGTGACAGCCCCCAGGCAGAGCCCAGGCTTGCAGAGGAGGCTGAGGGCTCTGCTGGACTccagctgccccttccctccaTCCCGTCCCCATCTCAAGAGGGAGCGCCACTTCCCGCCGAGGAGGCCAGTGCCCCGCCCACCCTGCCTGCCTCGCCCACCCCCAGCAGCAGCCAGGCACCTGCCACTGAGCCAGCCCGGACCCTAGACAGCGACAGCAGCTCCCCTGAGCTGGAAGCGCCAGGCAGTGAAGAGGAGGACACGGCTCAGGCCACTTCCGGTGTCTTCACCGACTTGTCCAGCGACGGCCCACAGGCTGGGAAGCCGGACGTGACACCAGCCTTCTGCTTTCTGCAGAAGCAGGTGGGGACCCCCGACTCCCTGGACTCCCCGGACATCCCGTCCTCAGCCAGCGATGGTGGCGGTGAGGTCTTCAGCCCATCAGCTGTGGGCACCCCTGGAGGGCAGCCCCGAGCCCCAGACAGTGGCTACGACACGGAGAACTACGAGTCCCCGGAGTTTGTACTCAAGGAGGCGCATGAGCCCTGTGAGCCAGAGGCCTTTGGGGAGCTGGCCTCAGAAGGCGAGAGCCCCGGGCGCGAGACTCAGCTCCCCGCATCTTTGGGTGGCCTCAGCGAGAAGAGTCCCTACCGCGACTCTGCCTACTTCTCAGACTTGGACGCGGAGCCAGAGCCCCCCTTGGGCCCCGCGGAGAAGCGAGGGGGtgtcccagccccagggccagaGCCCAGCCTGGAGAGCCCGCAGGGCCCCAGGCCGCAGTCTGCACAGCCCTCCCCTGAGCCTGAGGTGTCCAGGGAGGCGCAGGGCGCGGGCCCCGAGGAGGTGCCGCCACTGCCATTGCCCAAGGCCTCTTCTCTGGAGCCAAGCGCCTGCCCTGCAGGCCCCCGGCTAGAGCCTCCTTGGCCCCAAGACCCAGCCCAGGTGCTGCCTGTGTCCAGCCCTGGGCAGTCTAAGATTTTCCTGCTGACCCCAGTCCCAGCAAACTCAGAAGGCCACTGCCCTGAGCTCCAGGAAGCCCCGAGACTGCTGTCCGGGTCGGGCCTGCAGGAAAGGACAGGGGGCCCAGGTGTCCCCCGAACCCCACTCTGCTTGGCCTTGCCGGGATTCCCTGCAGCTCCGGGGGGccggcgggaggaggaggaggaggacagcgAGGACAGCGACGAGTCGGACGAGGAGCTTCGCTGCTACAGCATCCAGGAGCCAAGTGAGGACAGCGAGGAGGAGGCGCCGCCGGTCCCCGTGGTGGTGGCGGAGAGCCAGAGCGCTCGCAACCTGCGCAGCCTGCTCAAGATGCCCAGCCTGCTGTCCGAGGCCTTCTGCGAGGACCTGGAGCGCAAGAAAAAAGCCGTGTCCTTTTTCGACGACGTCACGGTCTACCTCTTCGACCAG GAAAGTCCCACCCGGGAGCTCGGGGACCCCTTCCCCGGGGCCAAGGAGTCGCCCCCCGCGTTCCTGGCTGGCAGCCCGGGATCCCCGAGCGCCCCCAGCCAACCGCGCCTGGATGACCGCTCCCCAGACGGGTCCGTGGCGGAAGAGG GCAGAGGGTTCGAGTGGGACTCCAGCCTCCCGCCGTCGCCGGCCATGGAGTCCGCCCCGCCTGCCGCGTCCCCCAAGCCGGCCACGCCGGGCCCTTTCTCCCGCTTCGCCGTCTCGCCCGCGCCCGCCTCTCGCTTCTCCATCACGCACGTTTCCGACTCGGATGCCGACTCCTTGGGAGGTGAGGCCACGGCGGGGCTGGCAGGGGGTACTGCGTTGGGACAGTGGCGAGGGTGGCCTAGAGGGGCACCTGCAGGTCGTGAGGCCCTGCGTTATTTCCGGCCTTCTGGACAAACTCAGgtttcagatggggaaacaggaGCGCTTGGCCCCCCACTAGGCCTGCTTGCTCTGGCCACCTTGGTGCATGGCCTCGCCTCCCTGGGGAGATGCAGTGCCCTGCGCACAGCTGGCCCAGCACGCCGGGACCTAGGCTGA